One stretch of Rhinolophus ferrumequinum isolate MPI-CBG mRhiFer1 chromosome 27, mRhiFer1_v1.p, whole genome shotgun sequence DNA includes these proteins:
- the FAM177B gene encoding protein FAM177B yields MEKDSFQQLELEKSGPPKRTTPKRIIHFVDGDIMEEYSTEEEEEEDKEQKTNSTLDPSKLSWGPYLWYWAGRIASSSFSTCEFLGGRFAVFLGLDQPKYQYVLNEYYRTQNKESDKESKGNGSKAQPSKVPNEKCHLEAGGPEYGTR; encoded by the exons tggAAAAAGACAGTTTCCAGCAGTTAGAACTAGAGAAAAGTGGACCTCCCAAAAGGACGACTCCCAAAAGAATTATCCATTTTGTTGATGGAGACATCATGGAAGAATACAGCAccgaggaggaagaagaagaagacaaagaacagaaaacaaattcaacaCTTGACCCT tcaaaacTTTCATGGGGGCCCTACCTATGGTATTGGGCAGGACGAATAGCAAGTTCCTCATTTTCTA CATGTGAATTCCTGGGTGGAAGATTTGCTGTCTTCTTAGGTCTTGATCAACCCAAATATCAGTATGTGTTAAACGAGTACTATAGAACACAAAATAAG GAAAGTGACAAGGAAAGCAAAGGGAATGGATCAAAGGCCCAGCCATCTAAGGTTCCTAATGAAAAGTGTCACCTGGAAGCTGGGGGCCCAGAGTATGGAACCAGATGA